AGCGCCCACCGGTATTGCGGCTGAGATGTGCCAGCATCGGGAGTGCCAGTGCATAAGGGGGTTCACTAACCGAGAGTATGATTTCCGTAATACCTGCGTCGTGATTACGCCGCGGTTGCAATGTCGATGACGCTGATAATGTATTCACAGATTTCTTTAGGGCAGCCATTGCAAGAACCTCAATTAGAAGAATGAATTATTAGCTGCGACGTATAACGCCGACGCTTAAACCTTCAATTGCGAAATTTTCGTCTCGTAGATCGACTTCGATAACATTAAAATCGGGGTTTTCGGGCCAGAGTTCTACAAGTGCGCGATTACGTTCGCGCTTGAAACGCTTCACAGTGACCTCATCTTCAATACGTGCGACCACAATGTCGCCATTGCGTACCTGATCGGTTTTATGAACTGCGAGCAAATCGCCATCGAGGATACCCGCATCTTTCATGCTCATGCCGTGTACGGTTAATAAGTAATCTGCCCTAGGGCTGAAAAAGCTGTATGGAATATCACAGTAGTCTTCGATATGCTCTTCGGCGAGTATGGGGCTGCCGGCAGCAACGCGTCCCACCAGAGGTATCCCTGAGTGGGTATCGGGCAGGCGGATACCTCGTGAAGCGCCAGCTATCATTTCTATGGCACCTTTGCGAGCCAATGCTTTGAGGTGTTCTTCTGCGGCGTTGGCGGATTTGAAACCCAATATTTCTGCGATTTCGGCGCGAGTAGGGGGGTACCCGGTTTCATCTATATGCTCGCGAATCAAATCGAGAATTTGCTGTTGGCGGGCAGTAAGTTTAATCATAGGGGCTCAGCTCCTCGGTATTGGCCGCTCACGGGTTGGGTTTGTCACCATTCGAGTTGTGACATTTCTGTTTATTTATACAGTATCTGGCATTATATACAGTATTTGTGCTCGCGCAACTACTATTTTAACTCAGTAACGACTGGTCATTTCCGGGCGACTATAAGAACAGTTTATGAGTAACGAACCTAAAAACATTGAAAAAGACTCCCGAAACTTCGTTGTGCGAAGCGTAAAAGGGCTGGGGCGGCGCTACAGGGCGAGCATTCGCGCGAAGGCGATTGAACGCGCGAAAACGCGTATCTATCTCCATGGTAAAAAACCTGAGGAGTTTGAAGAGGATGTTCTCGAAATCATCGTGAAAGAAGAGGAAGATAAAATTAAAGCGGAATTAAAAGATAAAACTATTATTGCTCTGTTGGCGGCATTGGGTATTTCTTTTTGGACGTAGGCGTTTTTTTAAAAATGCGAAAACTTAATTGCAGTTTTACTCACAATGTTTAAATTTCTTACAAAATCCATCATCGCCACCGCGCTTTTAAAGCGTTACCAACGTTTACTCATCTCGGTAGCTGTGCTTTTCGCTTGTTATTTTATTATTGGCCAGATCCATGATGATTTTTTGGAATACGGCGAAAAAACACAAAATAGCGCTGCAGTAGGGTTTTCCTACGTGATTAAATGGTTTTCGTTAACTCTCGCAACCGCAATATTTTACGTGTTTAATATGTATGGCAGCGAAAAGAAAAAGCAGTTAAAAAGGCGGGGAATTCAGGCTGAGGATCTTACGTCTGCAATAAAAAACGATGATCAACGAGCTTCAGATCCGTTTGAAAATATCCGGCGCAAAGAAAAACTCAACAGCAAAGCTGAACAACGCTTAGGTGAAAAAAACACACGTTCGAATTAATTCGCATACCGTGCATCAATTGCTAAAGTAAATCGTCGTAACCTAAAAAACTGTCTGGTTCAATGAACTCTATTGGGTTATTGGCGCCGCTTAAATAATTTGAGTCGCTGTTTCCCCAGGAATCGTTGTAATTGGATTCGTACCCAGCGCTTGGGTCTTCAGGTGCTGCAGCGGCAACAATGCTTAATTGCCCCCAGGAATCCAATTCGTATTCACCAATGTCGCCATCGTCAAACTGCACTTCAATAGAGCCGGTATCTTCATCCACTGCTACCACCTCAAACAGTTGCAGCGTGGTTGAGTCTTGGTACCAACTGCCAACAGTTGGATAAATGCTAGCCATGCCTGCCTCCTCTTAAGGTTGTCGTTCTTCACTAAACTATCACTTCCGAACTCGGAGCGCACTCGATTTAGACATTCTCACAAGCAAGGCAGCAATCTTTGGACGCTGGTCAAATTTTTTATATAAGTGGTTGAATTTAAACTGTAAATTCAGCAGGATTCGCCTATGGCGTTATGCGTTATAAAATATTAGGCTATAGTAGTGATTGCATAAATATTAAAAAAATCTAATGCTATTCACGCACCAGCCGGTGACACATAACTGGGGAATGTGGCAAATAATAAGTCTTATAAGGAGTCGGTCATGGCACAGGCAGAAACTGTCGAAAAAATTTTACACGCTGCAGTCATTCTTTTTGCTGAAAGAGGGTTCGCGGAGACATCCCTTCGTACTATAACCGGTATGGCAGATGTTAACTTGGCGGCTGTTAATTATCATTTCGGTTCAAAGAAAGAGTTGATTCAAGCAGTATTTTCGAGGTTCTTAGGGCCATTTTGCGAAATACTTGAACAAGAGCTTGATGATGTGGAAAAGTCTGTTTTGGAGGGTGAAACCCTTTCAATCGAGCAGGTGATATCTTGTGTGCTTAATACCTTATTAAAAACCACCGAAGTCTCTGGTGTGAGTGTGCAACGATTAACGCGTTTGTTAAATTTAGCGTATACACAATCACAGGAACATTTAAGGCACCATTTGGTTGCAAATTTTGGGAATACCTACCATAGAATTACGGACGCGGTGCAAAAAGCGTTACCTGAATTGACACCCATAGAGTTTTATTGGCGGCTGTATTTTATGCTTGGCGCTGCAGTTTTTACTTTGTCGAGTTATGATTCGTTGCGATCAATTTTGAATTCCGATTACAACACGGATACCGAACTGGAAGAAGTGCTACAACTCATGGTGCCAGCTTTGGCAGGTATTTTGAGATCGACACATGACAAATAGTTTGGGCCCTGTCGTACTCGATGTGGCAGGAACATCTCTCTCCTCCGAGGATGAACTCTTGCTCAAGAACCCTTGGGTAGGCGGGCTCATATTATTCAGCCGGAATTACCAAAAGCGAGAACAACTCTGTGATTTGGTTGCCTCTATCAAGGCAATCAACCCCAAGCTGTTGGTATGTGTCGATCATGAGGGTGGTCGGGTACAGCGTTTTCGAGAGGGATTTACGCGTATTCCTGCAATGCAGTATTTGGGCAAGTTGTACGCAGAAGATCAAACAGCAGCCTTGCACGCGGCTCAGGAGGTCGCCTGGCTGATGTGTGCCGAGCTCATCGCCTGTGGCTTGGATGTGAGTTTTGCACCTGTGCTCGATATCGATGAAAGTTTCAGCGATATCATCGGTGATCGCAGCTTCTCATGCGATCCGGCAGTCACTATGGCGCTCGCTGAAGCTTTTATCGCGGGCATGCACGACGCGGGTATGGCTGCCACGGGCAAGCATTTCCCCGGGCACGGAGGTGTGAAAGCTGACAGTCATCTGGAGCTCCCTGTTGATAGTCGCTCGTTCACGGAGCTCGAAAACTCTGATCTGGTGCCCTTTCAGGCGCTCTGCAGCGACCTTGAGGGCCTTATGCCAGCGCATATCCTATTCCCCAACGTGGATACTTCTCCTGTCGGCTTTTCGAGTTACTGGTTGCGTGAGATTCTGCGAAAAAAGCTTGGTTTTGACGGCGTTATCTTCAGTGACGACCTCTCCATGGAAGGCGCAATTGTTGCCGGTACTTTTGGGGAGCGGGCCATTGCAGCCCTAGAAGCAGGTTGTAGTAGTGTTCTGGTCTGCAACAATCGGAGCGGCGCTCTGGAAGTATTGGAAGCGCTGGCTCAATATTACCCGCAACCGCCTGAATCGCGCTTGGAAACCATGCTCGCGCGCAGCAATCTTTCCTGGCATGCGTTAGAATCATCATCTCGAACAGTTGCTGCTCGTAAGCTGGCAGCATCGCTGAACCGCAATAACTAAGCTGAGGACGCTCTCTAAATTAGATTGTTTTTCTTTTGGCTACTAAGTTCTGTCCATAAGCCCGAGTTTACAACTGTAGATGCGGCACCGAGGACGGAACTCACGGTGTCATAAGCAAAATAGACCACTAATTAGATCATCCCAATACTTAACTCACGAAAAGCACACTTACCCATGGAACGATTTGTAGAGTCGATGCGCTCCGTTTTTGCAGCGGGCGTCGGAGAAGCAAACCTGTGGATGATTGATATCTTCCTGGTTGTTTTTATCACCCTCATTGCCGCAGCTGTGGCGTCCCGGTTTCTTAAAAAGCTCGAGCAAAAAGCATTACACACCCGAAATCTATGGGATGACGCGTTGGTTATCTCATTGCAGCGACCAGTACGTTGGTTGATTTGGGGGGCCGGGGTCACGACTGCCGCAGATATTGCTGGCGCACAGTCTGAATCCTTGATTTTGGATTCAGTCGATGGCGTTCGACATATTGGCGCGATTGTAATAGTTGCTTGGTTTTTAACCAACTTTATCTCGCGTGTTGAGGACAACCTTGTGGACCCCGAGTTTAGCTACAAGCCTATGGACAAAACCACTGCGATGGCTTTGGGGCGACTGTTGCGTATCTCAGTGATCATTACTGCGGTATTAGTGGGCTTACAGTCTCTAGGGTACAGTGTGTCTGGGGTGTTGGCGTTTGGCGGCATCGGAGGTATTGCTGTCGGTTTCGCCGCGAAGGATCTGCTGGCAAATTTTTTCGGTGGATTGATGATTTATCTCGACAGACCTTTTGCTGTCGGTGATTGGGTGCGTTCGCCAGATAAAAATATTGAAGGTACGGTGGAAGATATCGGCTGGCGTTTAACGCGTATTCGAACCTTCGATAAACGTCCTTTATATGTTCCGAATTCAACATTCACTCAAATTTCTGTAGAAAATCCGTCACGTATGTCCCATCGACGCATCTACGAACATATTGGCATTCGTTACGATGATGCTGCAAAAATGGATGTGATAGTCGCGCAAGTTAAAGAGATGTTGAGCAATCATCCTGAAATTGATACTGACAATACCCTTATTGTCAATTTTAATAAATTTGCCAGCTCATCATTGGAGTTTTTTGTTTATTGTTTTACTAAAACGACTGAATGGATTAAGTATCATGAAGTTAAACAAGATGTGCTGCTTAAAATTCTAAATATTATTGAAAGTCATGGCGCAGAGTGTGCGTTCCCCACATCGACCTTACATATACCTGAACAAGTACAAATAACCCAACCCGAGTCGCTGCAATCATGAGTTCAATTCCTGAAAATGCCGAAGAATTATTCAATTACGATGATGTGTCGTGCGCTCTGCGAAAACTTGCTCAGACCATAAATTCTGAATACCAGAATTATGAGGGCGAGCTGCTGGTAATAACTTTACTTAATGGCGGTATGATTTTTTCCGGGATGTTATTACCGCAAATAAAACGAGAGTTGTATTGCGATAGTGTATCTGTATCTCGCTATAGGAATGAAAAATCCGGTTCAGATTTTCGCTGGCATTTTCAACCTGTTACTACCATGCACAATCGTAAGGTTTTATTGCTTGACGATATCTACGATCAAGGCATCACGCTCGAGCACGTCCAGGAGTGGTGTTATAAGCAGGGTGCCGATCAGGTAAAAACAGCGGTTTTAGCTTGGAAACAGCTGGGTGAAACCAGTCAAAAAGCCGTGGCAGAACCCGATTTTTACGCTTTGCAGGTACCAGACGCCTTTATCGTGGGAATGGGGATGGACTGCGCCGGTAAATACCGTAATGCACCGGGTATATATGCTTTAAATTCATAAGCTCTTGGGGGTATTTAATGTCTGTTGCAGTAATTGGAGGTACGGGATTCTATCACTGGCCAGAATTAAACAACGTTCAAACCCACTGTATAACTACACCCTACAGCACCACTAATATCGAAATATTGCAAGGTAGTATAGGCGCAACCGACTGCTATTTTTTACCCCGCCACGGTCGTAATCATGCAACGCCGCCGCATAAAATTAATTACCAAGCGAATATAGATGCACTGCATAAATTAGGTGTTTCGCATATTGTAGGCATTAATGCTGTTGGCGGAATTGCCGATTTCGCAAGTCCAGGAAGTGCGGTTATACCAGATCAAATAATTGATTATACCTGGGGTAGAAAACACACTTTTTTCGATGACTTCGAAAACGATTTGCAACATATCGATTTTACAAACCCACTGCAAAGTGAATTACGCGAGATCTACGCGCAATATTGTAGTCGACACATGCCGTGCACTTTGGATGGTGTTTATGGCTGCACGCAGGGTCCGCGTTTAGAAAGTGCTGCGGAAATTAATCGTTTACGGAAAGATGGATGCGACGTCGTCGGGATGACGTTAATGCCAGAAGCCGCATTGGCTCGCGAAAAAAATATTAACTATTTATCTATTTGTGTTGTAGCCAATTGGGCGGCGGGAATTACTGAAGAAGTGTCACTTTCAGCAATTCAGAGGGTTTTAGAGGACGCGCTCACAAATGTACGCATTGCGGTAAGCGATACGTTGGTAAACCTCTAGACATTGAATGGTTTTTGTCTTATGGTCACAAAGTCCAAGTCGGCAGTAAGACCTATTTGCCAGTTTTGGGGTTACAGCAATCATACGATCGTACGAACTCCTTTAAGGCGTCGCCGTTTTAGGTAAGAACCTGACAACCTTCGAGACAAGGCGAAGGGGACAAACCCTAGGAATCGTAAATAATAAAAAGTTACATGAGGTGTGACATGGCTGCTCGAGAACTCGGCACTGTCAAGTGGTTCAATAATGCGAGAGGGTATGGATTTATCACTCGCGGCGAAGAAACAGAAGATATTTTTGTTCATTACAGAAACATCCGTGGCGAAGGCTACCGCTCCTTAACTGAAGGTCAGAAAGTTGAATTTGAACTTCAGAAGGGCGAAAAGGGACTTCAAGCGGAAGACGTTGCTGCTGTCTAAGTAACGTTTGTTGGGAGTCTCCCGTCGGTTGCTTTCAGTGCGCTGTCGAAAGTGTATCGAGTTTAAATGCCAGTGACTTGTTTAGAGCGCATCCTCGTGTTCGTGCTGTCGCTGTCTTCCAAAAAAAGCCCGGTTTATACCGGGCTTTTTGTTTTTTTAAGAGTATTTAATTGAGCGCGTTTAACTGGAGGTTCTGTAAATTATCACGGCTCTTCAATGGGTTGGAGATGCGCGGGTGTGTAAGGAATTATTTTTATTAGGATACCCATTCTAGGGTGGTCGATATAGTGAAGTTCGTTACTGCGCATACGGCGCTTCTGGTTAAGTGTGGTGATGTGTTTAACCAAAAATGGTCGGCTGGTTAGAGAGCTCCATTCGTTATCCAATGCGCTGTTACCGGCTGGGCTGGTGGCGTTGAAATTTAGATTAAAATCGCCAGAAGATTGCGAGTTATTTAATTGGAAGCCGGAAGGGTTTACTAAGGTGCTATCTGCAGTAAGGTCTTCAGCTTCGAGCGGTTTTGGGGGTAAGGGTATTCTTGGCCAATGATAGCTTTCCTGCCCGTAATTCGCTTCGTATTCGGTAAGCCACAGATCGGTGTGCAGGTGGAGGTAGCGGCTGAGACTGAGTGTTATCGTGCCCGAGAGTTCGTGTAGATCACCGAACGTTTCACCTCCCAAAATGATAATCGCGGGCGCGCTTTCCTGGGATTGCATGGGCTGTGCCCAGGTTTTGTGAAACAGAAGGTGTAAGCCACGCTCTCGCTTGATGGCTGATGTCGCATTTTCAATAAAAAACCGGCTGCTTTCGAAGACCACATAGGGCTTTTCCTCAGAGTTTTCGTCTGTGTTGGAACTGTTCGTGATTCGGCCAGAGGGGTCTACAGGAGTGTTTGCAGGCGTTGTATCGCTGGGGGTGTCTTGTGATTTTTCCTTTTGTTCGATAAGCGACTGTACATTGGGAGGGTAGGCAAGCGCGAGATTCTTGGGCCAGGCTTCGTTCTCATTGGGGGAGGGAGCGCGTTTAAAAATGAGTAATTCCACCTGATACCAGTTTTCGTCGGTTTGCGCATCTGCGTGCAGTGTAACGACCAATATGCTCGTAAACAGGAGGGTGATTAGCGGTGTTACTCTTTTTATTTTGCCATTGGGTAAATTCATTAGCTCGCCTGTTGAAGTTGCTGAAGAACGTTATTGACGGTTGTTATGCGAGATTCGTTGTCATCCATATCAAACAGAAATTTTAATTGATTTGCCCCTTCGAGTCGGTAGTGTTGCGGTAATTTTTGAACCAACTTAACAATTGTAAGTGGGTCGACCTGTGTCTCGCTGGCAAACTCCAATTTACCGCCCTGTCTGCTCGCTTCGACCTTGGTTATACCCATTTGTTCTGCCTGAAAACGAATACGTGTTTGGCGAAACAGGTTTTTAATGGGCTCTGGAAATAATCCAAATCGGTCGATCATCTCAACTTGAAGTTCGTTGAGTGCGTCTTCCGTTTGTACGGATGCCAATCGCTTATAAAGAATAAGGCGCGTGTGTACATCGGGTAAATAATCATCCGGGATCAGCGCTGGAATACGCAGGTTTATTTCAACACCGCTCTGTTCGGGTTTGTCGAGATCGATAGTTTTACCTTCACGAATTGCTTTTACGGCACGATCCAGCATATCCATATACAGTGAAAAACCAATCGCGTGCATCTGGCCGCTTTGTTCGTCGCCTAATAATTCCCCTGCGCCGCGAATTTCCAAGTCGTGTGATGCCAGTGTAAAACCAGCACCTAAGTCCTGCGCCTCAGCAATAGCCTCGAGTCGTTTAAGTGCATCGGCGGTCATCGCCTTTTTATGGGGAGTCATTAAATAGGCATAGGCCTGGTGGTGAGAACGCCCCACGCGACCACGCAATTGGTGCAGCTGTGCCAGGCCAAATTTATCGGCTCGCTCGATAACAATCGTGTTGGCGGTTGGTACGTCGATTCCGGTTTCGATAATGGTGGTACACACCAGAATATTGAAGCGTTTGTGGTAAAAATCTGACATTACGCTTTCCAATTCCCGTTCGCGCATCTGGCCATGACCAATGCCGATGCGCGCCTCGGGTACCAGCGCCTGCAACTCCTCAGCGCGACGATTAATGGTGCTTACTTCGTTGTGAAGCAGGTACACTTGCCCGCCCCGCAAGATCTCGCGCAAGATGGCTTCTTTAATAAGGTTTTCATCAGATTCCCTTACAAAAGTTTTCACCGAAAGTCGTTTTGCGGGTGGGGTGGCGATAATAGAAAGGTCGCGTATGCCGTTCATTGACATGTTAAGCGTGCGGGGAATGGGCGTGGCAGTTAGGGTGAGAATGTCCACTTCGGTCCGCATGGCTTTAAGCGTCTCTTTCTGGCGTACGCCAAAACGGTGTTCTTCATCAATAATAACCAGGCCGAGGTTGGCGTATTTCATATCTGCCTGAATGAGCTTGTGGGTACCAATAATAATATCAACCTTGCCGTTTTCGAGACGTTTTTGAATATCGGTGGTTTCTTTTTGGCTGCGAAACCGCGATACCACCTCGACATTAATCGGCCAATCCGCGAAGCGGTCTTTAAAGTTGTCAAAATGCTGTTGGGCCAACAAAGTCGTAGGCACCAGCACCGCGACCTGTTTACTGTTTTGTACTGCGATGAAGGCGGCACGCATGGCAACTTCGGTTTTACCAAAGCCGACATCACCGCACACCAGTCGATCCATGGGCTGCGCACTGAGCATATCTTCGCGAACCGCTGCAATAGCTGCTTCCTGGTCGGGGGTTTCCTCAAAGGGAAAGCCTGCGGAAAATTGCTGATAGGCTTCTTTGGGGTTGCTGTAACTGAAACCTTTACGCGCTTTGCGCTTCGCGTATATTTCGAGTAATTCTGCCGCTACATCGCGAATTTGTTCCGCCGCTTTGCGTTTGGCTTTTTGCCAGGTTTCACTGCCGAGGCGATGCAGTGGGGCAAGGCTTTCGTCGGCACCACTGTATCGACTAATTAGGTGTAGGTTGGCAACGGGTACATACAGCTTGGTGTCGTCGGCATAGGCAAGCACTAAAAATTCATCGGCCTGACCATCGTGCTCAATGGTTTGCAGCCCTTTGTAACGGCCGACACCGTGCTCCATGTGCACAACCGGTGCTCCAGGCTTTAACTCGGTGAGATTTTTAATAATGCCGTCGGCTTCATCGGATGTTTTTGTGCGTCGACGTTTTTGTTGAATTCGATTGCCAAACAGCTGTTCTTCTGCAATGAGTATGAATGATGGGTTGTTGCTGTTGACGGTGGTGGTGATATCGGCCACTGTAATGGCCAAGGCGCAATCTGTGTTTAAAAATGCACTGATTGAATCAACTTCATCGGGAGTTACCGCGATCTTTTGTAGCTGCTCTTTTAGGGTTTCTTTGCGACCGGAACTTTCCGCACAAAACAGCACCCGCTTATCAGAACTGAGCAAAAAGTTTTCAACGAGATGCAGTGGGTTGTGTGCCTTGT
The DNA window shown above is from Alteromonadaceae bacterium 2753L.S.0a.02 and carries:
- a CDS encoding TetR family transcriptional regulator, with product MAQAETVEKILHAAVILFAERGFAETSLRTITGMADVNLAAVNYHFGSKKELIQAVFSRFLGPFCEILEQELDDVEKSVLEGETLSIEQVISCVLNTLLKTTEVSGVSVQRLTRLLNLAYTQSQEHLRHHLVANFGNTYHRITDAVQKALPELTPIEFYWRLYFMLGAAVFTLSSYDSLRSILNSDYNTDTELEEVLQLMVPALAGILRSTHDK
- a CDS encoding peptidoglycan-binding protein CsiV: MNLPNGKIKRVTPLITLLFTSILVVTLHADAQTDENWYQVELLIFKRAPSPNENEAWPKNLALAYPPNVQSLIEQKEKSQDTPSDTTPANTPVDPSGRITNSSNTDENSEEKPYVVFESSRFFIENATSAIKRERGLHLLFHKTWAQPMQSQESAPAIIILGGETFGDLHELSGTITLSLSRYLHLHTDLWLTEYEANYGQESYHWPRIPLPPKPLEAEDLTADSTLVNPSGFQLNNSQSSGDFNLNFNATSPAGNSALDNEWSSLTSRPFLVKHITTLNQKRRMRSNELHYIDHPRMGILIKIIPYTPAHLQPIEEP
- a CDS encoding beta-N-acetylhexosaminidase — translated: MTNSLGPVVLDVAGTSLSSEDELLLKNPWVGGLILFSRNYQKREQLCDLVASIKAINPKLLVCVDHEGGRVQRFREGFTRIPAMQYLGKLYAEDQTAALHAAQEVAWLMCAELIACGLDVSFAPVLDIDESFSDIIGDRSFSCDPAVTMALAEAFIAGMHDAGMAATGKHFPGHGGVKADSHLELPVDSRSFTELENSDLVPFQALCSDLEGLMPAHILFPNVDTSPVGFSSYWLREILRKKLGFDGVIFSDDLSMEGAIVAGTFGERAIAALEAGCSSVLVCNNRSGALEVLEALAQYYPQPPESRLETMLARSNLSWHALESSSRTVAARKLAASLNRNN
- a CDS encoding 5'-methylthioadenosine phosphorylase/5'-methylthioinosine phosphorylase gives rise to the protein MSVAVIGGTGFYHWPELNNVQTHCITTPYSTTNIEILQGSIGATDCYFLPRHGRNHATPPHKINYQANIDALHKLGVSHIVGINAVGGIADFASPGSAVIPDQIIDYTWGRKHTFFDDFENDLQHIDFTNPLQSELREIYAQYCSRHMPCTLDGVYGCTQGPRLESAAEINRLRKDGCDVVGMTLMPEAALAREKNINYLSICVVANWAAGITEEVSLSAIQRVLEDALTNVRIAVSDTLVNL
- a CDS encoding transcription-repair coupling factor (superfamily II helicase), whose product is MSWFLENVCAATMRRCAKNCYYLFYLSHTPERASANGTVHCPTSTLSAHRRVQAQNSSFWRKNIHWRNLACISARAALKGLEKIAPIIRMRLGQRQSPSEKKVNKPLFFRTLFNRKYKNQPDNWFRSNNSLYLFPYACRPLGKTAKIAAPKPQRYKMKHTELTPQLPQRSRDKRSWGQLMGTSGSALAIASAARKFSGNCLVITPDMASAETFKRDINAFLKGDSGGEKVYLFNDWETLPYDSFSPHQDIISERMRCLYRMHATDNCIIVVASSTLMQCLPPAEFILSRSLVLRLHDTLERESFRQKLIDSGYTHVDNVFQHGEFAVRGALIDVYPMGSRAAYRIELFDDCVDSLREFDPETQRTITQVESIELLPGKEFPLDKAGISAFKGRWHEAFDVDHTACPVYQDISSGLSPAGIEYYLPLFFEQTATLVDYLPSNPENTLLFVHEQVPKAIETMWRDIEARYESRCGDRERPILPPHRAFHPVDKIYSALKPYPRVTLHLQAAAEGGGVHNLPLAPSPALAIDNKAHNPLHLVENFLLSSDKRVLFCAESSGRKETLKEQLQKIAVTPDEVDSISAFLNTDCALAITVADITTTVNSNNPSFILIAEEQLFGNRIQQKRRRTKTSDEADGIIKNLTELKPGAPVVHMEHGVGRYKGLQTIEHDGQADEFLVLAYADDTKLYVPVANLHLISRYSGADESLAPLHRLGSETWQKAKRKAAEQIRDVAAELLEIYAKRKARKGFSYSNPKEAYQQFSAGFPFEETPDQEAAIAAVREDMLSAQPMDRLVCGDVGFGKTEVAMRAAFIAVQNSKQVAVLVPTTLLAQQHFDNFKDRFADWPINVEVVSRFRSQKETTDIQKRLENGKVDIIIGTHKLIQADMKYANLGLVIIDEEHRFGVRQKETLKAMRTEVDILTLTATPIPRTLNMSMNGIRDLSIIATPPAKRLSVKTFVRESDENLIKEAILREILRGGQVYLLHNEVSTINRRAEELQALVPEARIGIGHGQMRERELESVMSDFYHKRFNILVCTTIIETGIDVPTANTIVIERADKFGLAQLHQLRGRVGRSHHQAYAYLMTPHKKAMTADALKRLEAIAEAQDLGAGFTLASHDLEIRGAGELLGDEQSGQMHAIGFSLYMDMLDRAVKAIREGKTIDLDKPEQSGVEINLRIPALIPDDYLPDVHTRLILYKRLASVQTEDALNELQVEMIDRFGLFPEPIKNLFRQTRIRFQAEQMGITKVEASRQGGKLEFASETQVDPLTIVKLVQKLPQHYRLEGANQLKFLFDMDDNESRITTVNNVLQQLQQAS
- a CDS encoding MscS family membrane protein gives rise to the protein MERFVESMRSVFAAGVGEANLWMIDIFLVVFITLIAAAVASRFLKKLEQKALHTRNLWDDALVISLQRPVRWLIWGAGVTTAADIAGAQSESLILDSVDGVRHIGAIVIVAWFLTNFISRVEDNLVDPEFSYKPMDKTTAMALGRLLRISVIITAVLVGLQSLGYSVSGVLAFGGIGGIAVGFAAKDLLANFFGGLMIYLDRPFAVGDWVRSPDKNIEGTVEDIGWRLTRIRTFDKRPLYVPNSTFTQISVENPSRMSHRRIYEHIGIRYDDAAKMDVIVAQVKEMLSNHPEIDTDNTLIVNFNKFASSSLEFFVYCFTKTTEWIKYHEVKQDVLLKILNIIESHGAECAFPTSTLHIPEQVQITQPESLQS
- a CDS encoding repressor LexA; this encodes MIKLTARQQQILDLIREHIDETGYPPTRAEIAEILGFKSANAAEEHLKALARKGAIEMIAGASRGIRLPDTHSGIPLVGRVAAGSPILAEEHIEDYCDIPYSFFSPRADYLLTVHGMSMKDAGILDGDLLAVHKTDQVRNGDIVVARIEDEVTVKRFKRERNRALVELWPENPDFNVIEVDLRDENFAIEGLSVGVIRRS
- a CDS encoding hypoxanthine phosphoribosyltransferase, with translation MSSIPENAEELFNYDDVSCALRKLAQTINSEYQNYEGELLVITLLNGGMIFSGMLLPQIKRELYCDSVSVSRYRNEKSGSDFRWHFQPVTTMHNRKVLLLDDIYDQGITLEHVQEWCYKQGADQVKTAVLAWKQLGETSQKAVAEPDFYALQVPDAFIVGMGMDCAGKYRNAPGIYALNS
- a CDS encoding CspA family cold shock protein; translated protein: MAARELGTVKWFNNARGYGFITRGEETEDIFVHYRNIRGEGYRSLTEGQKVEFELQKGEKGLQAEDVAAV